GCCAAGGCTGTCTTGTCGTAGGCATTAGGGACTCGCTTCTGGATAACCCGGGCATAAATAGGGCCATTCTGAAGGTTAGGGAGCGGAGTGTTGATGCTGGGTTGGGCATAGGGCCCTGGCTCCGGCCCTCCCAGTGGCTGTGGGTGGGAACTATCCTGGTTACCTCCAATCAGAGTAGATACTGAAGCAGAGGAAGGTCTATACTTCTCCACGTAAGGAACAGGTATCATTCCCCTCTTTCCATCGCTGTCTTCTGCATTCCACCATTGCTCTTCAGGCTTATCCCGGATTCTCAGTATGTCTCCTTTCTTAAATGGAAGATCTTCCTCATcatttccattaaagtcaaagagAGCTCGCACATATTCAGCTTCTTCCTGCCTCAATATAACTCCACTATTCTGCTTGGATTTGGAAACAGGTTCTATCAAGGTTGTAGTGTCCAAATAATGTATTTTGTAGAATTCCAGTAAAGATGGTAATGAATCAAACTCTTGGTCACCTATTCGGAATCTGGAGGGATTCAACCCTGAAAGAAAAATGGCAGCACATTATTAAAGagaatataataaaaatgtgacAAGTTGAAATTTAATCTC
The genomic region above belongs to Chelonoidis abingdonii isolate Lonesome George chromosome 20, CheloAbing_2.0, whole genome shotgun sequence and contains:
- the CRK gene encoding adapter molecule crk isoform X1, producing MAGQFDSEDRASWYWGRLSRAEAVSLLQGQRHGTFLVRDSGTIPGDFVLSVSESSRVSHYIVNSLGPAGGRRPGGEGPGAPGLNPSRFRIGDQEFDSLPSLLEFYKIHYLDTTTLIEPVSKSKQNSGVILRQEEAEYVRALFDFNGNDEEDLPFKKGDILRIRDKPEEQWWNAEDSDGKRGMIPVPYVEKYRPSSASVSTLIGGNQDSSHPQPLGGPEPGPYAQPSINTPLPNLQNGPIYARVIQKRVPNAYDKTALALEVGELVKVTKINVSGQWEGECNGKRGHFPFTHVRLLDQQNPDEDFS
- the CRK gene encoding adapter molecule crk isoform X2, with protein sequence MAGQFDSEDRASWYWGRLSRAEAVSLLQGQRHGTFLVRDSGTIPGDFVLSVSESSRVSHYIVNSLGPAGGRRPGGEGPGAPGLNPSRFRIGDQEFDSLPSLLEFYKIHYLDTTTLIEPVSKSKQNSGVILRQEEAEYVRALFDFNGNDEEDLPFKKGDILRIRDKPEEQWWNAEDSDGKRGMIPVPYVEKYRPSSASVSTLIGGNQDSSHPQPLGGPEPGPYAQPSINTPLPNLQNGPIYARVIQKRVPNAYDKTALALEGS
- the CRK gene encoding adapter molecule crk isoform X3: MAGQFDSEDRASWYWGRLSRAEAVSLLQGQRHGTFLVRDSGTIPGDFVLSVSESSRVSHYIVNSLGPAGGRRPGGEGPGAPGLNPSRFRIGDQEFDSLPSLLEFYKIHYLDTTTLIEPVSKSKQNSGVILRQEEAEYVRALFDFNGNDEEDLPFKKGDILRIRDKPEEQWWNAEDSDGKRGMIPVPYVEKYRPSSASVSTLIGGKLRPGLHYAFKPILAALNHFNAVPVHTMRPFISI
- the CRK gene encoding adapter molecule crk isoform X4, which translates into the protein MAGQFDSEDRASWYWGRLSRAEAVSLLQGQRHGTFLVRDSGTIPGDFVLSVSESSRVSHYIVNSLGPAGGRRPGGEGPGAPGLNPSRFRIGDQEFDSLPSLLEFYKIHYLDTTTLIEPVSKSKQNSGVILRQEEAEYVRALFDFNGNDEEDLPFKKGDILRIRDKPEEQWWNAEDSDGKRGMIPVPYVEKYRPSSASVSTLIGGR